In Clostridium sp. JN-1, one genomic interval encodes:
- the ftsA gene encoding cell division protein FtsA codes for MSGYIIGMDIGSSKVCAAAGKVDKHGVVQIMGITSSICSGVQKGIVVDIDSTSEAITKCITSLERMIDAKITGVYISLPGVISELISNKGIVAISSEDKEIKENDVKRVLKASKVTTISSDKEIIGVIPQQYIIDGYDKIKDPIGMSGLRLEVDAQLILAQTAVVNNFFKSINKSEIKVLGIVFQPIAISEVILKKEEIERGVAVVDVGADCTNIYIYYGGKLVHIDNIPIGGNIITNDIAICLKLPFSEAEKLKIKYGNVGKSRENGNLNLEVISDYNTKVKVDFSMLKQIIEARIEEILCMIGEKMSASGHYEKLSGIVIVGGGLALTKDIEEFSKEILQKPVRIGIPNYIGASSPLYASVVGIVKDVADVVKNKKNVFSNEKSTEKKSDEWIHEKDKNLKKGENNTGFLLKIKEFFTDFF; via the coding sequence ATGAGTGGATATATAATCGGAATGGATATTGGATCCTCAAAGGTATGTGCTGCAGCTGGAAAAGTAGACAAGCATGGAGTAGTGCAGATAATGGGAATTACATCATCAATCTGTAGTGGAGTACAGAAGGGAATTGTTGTTGACATAGATAGTACTTCAGAAGCTATAACGAAATGTATAACTTCGTTAGAGAGAATGATAGATGCTAAAATTACAGGAGTTTACATATCATTACCTGGTGTAATAAGCGAATTAATATCAAATAAAGGTATTGTTGCTATATCATCTGAGGATAAGGAAATAAAAGAAAATGATGTTAAAAGAGTATTAAAAGCATCAAAAGTAACTACAATTTCATCCGATAAAGAAATAATAGGAGTAATACCACAGCAATATATTATAGATGGATATGATAAGATAAAAGACCCGATAGGTATGAGTGGATTAAGACTTGAAGTAGATGCTCAACTTATATTGGCTCAAACTGCTGTTGTAAATAACTTTTTTAAAAGTATCAATAAATCAGAAATAAAAGTATTAGGTATAGTATTTCAACCTATAGCTATATCTGAAGTTATATTAAAAAAAGAAGAAATTGAAAGAGGAGTTGCAGTTGTAGATGTAGGAGCTGATTGTACAAATATATATATTTATTATGGAGGTAAATTAGTTCACATTGATAATATACCTATAGGAGGTAATATAATTACTAATGATATTGCAATATGCCTCAAGTTGCCGTTTTCGGAAGCTGAAAAGCTTAAGATAAAGTATGGTAATGTTGGTAAAAGTCGTGAAAACGGTAATTTAAATCTAGAAGTAATATCTGACTATAATACAAAGGTAAAAGTTGATTTTTCCATGTTAAAACAGATAATAGAGGCTAGAATAGAAGAAATACTTTGTATGATAGGTGAAAAAATGAGTGCTAGTGGACATTACGAGAAGCTATCAGGTATAGTTATTGTAGGAGGAGGTTTGGCTTTAACAAAGGATATTGAAGAGTTTAGTAAGGAAATATTGCAAAAGCCTGTTAGAATAGGAATTCCTAATTATATAGGAGCTTCTAGTCCATTGTATGCATCTGTTGTTGGAATAGTTAAAGATGTTGCAGATGTAGTAAAAAATAAAAAAAATGTATTTAGCAATGAAAAGAGTACAGAAAAAAAGTCTGATGAGTGGATCCACGAAAAGGATAAGAATTTAAAGAAAGGTGAAAATAACACCGGATTTTTATTAAAAATAAAAGAATTTTTCACAGATTTTTTCTAA
- a CDS encoding HD domain-containing protein, with translation MQAGKFKEVRAYKDNEKWSNLIKRYGDLYIRKDDIRSEFLRDYNRILHCTAYRRLKHKTQVFFAAGHDHICTRIEHVNHVAAVSYTISKFLGLNTELTNAIAIGHDLGHTPFGHEGEQVIKKIMKRDLNKNFWHEKNSLKFVDEIEILSDPNGKEKNLNLTYAVRDGIVSHCGEVNENAIFPRNEYLNLEGIERPNEYEPYTWEGCVVKISDKISYLGRDIEDALTLNILSQKQIDELLEIVRKVCIVSKNESIESINNTVLINNFTIDLCKSSSPQGGICFSSKYLELINSIKEFNYKYIYNHKRLKYFKNYAKLIIESIYDFLSGFYSNNLYEIFNKLELNLNEYPCLINSFRDWLVKYSFDNGSLKRSDKYKNNIIYRLSNKNDYLMAVIDYITGMTDNFAIKMFEELIKFE, from the coding sequence ATGCAAGCAGGTAAATTTAAAGAAGTAAGAGCATATAAAGATAATGAAAAATGGAGTAATCTTATAAAGAGGTATGGTGATTTGTACATCAGAAAAGATGATATAAGAAGTGAATTTTTAAGAGACTATAATAGAATCTTGCACTGTACAGCATATAGAAGGTTAAAACATAAGACTCAAGTTTTTTTTGCTGCCGGACATGATCATATATGCACTAGAATAGAACATGTAAATCATGTTGCAGCTGTTAGTTATACTATATCTAAATTTTTGGGACTCAATACGGAACTTACAAATGCTATTGCTATAGGACATGACCTTGGACACACACCTTTTGGACATGAAGGTGAGCAGGTAATAAAGAAAATTATGAAAAGAGACTTAAATAAAAATTTTTGGCATGAAAAAAATAGTTTAAAATTTGTAGATGAAATAGAAATACTATCTGATCCAAATGGCAAAGAAAAGAACTTAAACTTAACGTATGCAGTTAGAGACGGGATTGTAAGTCATTGTGGAGAAGTCAATGAAAATGCTATTTTTCCGAGAAATGAATATTTAAATTTAGAAGGTATTGAAAGACCAAATGAATATGAGCCGTATACTTGGGAAGGATGTGTTGTTAAGATATCAGATAAGATATCTTATCTCGGGCGGGATATAGAAGATGCTTTAACATTAAACATATTATCACAAAAACAAATAGATGAACTCTTAGAAATTGTAAGAAAAGTATGTATCGTTTCAAAAAATGAAAGTATTGAAAGTATTAATAATACAGTGTTAATTAACAATTTTACAATTGATTTATGCAAATCAAGTAGTCCGCAAGGAGGAATTTGTTTTTCAAGTAAATACCTAGAACTCATAAATTCAATAAAAGAATTTAATTATAAATACATTTATAATCATAAAAGATTGAAGTATTTTAAGAATTATGCAAAACTTATTATTGAATCTATATACGATTTTTTGTCTGGATTTTATTCTAATAATTTATATGAGATATTTAATAAGCTTGAGCTGAATTTAAATGAATATCCCTGCCTGATTAATTCCTTTAGAGACTGGCTAGTTAAATATTCATTTGATAATGGCAGCTTAAAAAGATCGGATAAGTATAAGAATAATATTATATATAGATTATCGAATAAAAATGATTACTTAATGGCAGTTATAGATTATATAACCGGAATGACGGATAATTTTGCAATTAAGATGTTTGAGGAATTGATTAAATTTGAATAA
- a CDS encoding glycoside hydrolase family 18 protein produces the protein MRIYVVKPGDSVWSIARNYGVTPQSILNANQIDSSYTLVVGQSLIVPTQERAYVVKPSDSLWSISRKFGVSIESIIELNNLTSPFRIFPGQVLRIPEQAKNYGTIEVNAFIQPSTPSREREVLSDPIKYLTYLTPFSHHVTSTGGLTPLNDSTIIEEAQKNRVSPMLSVTNISGSNFDTQLISTILNSQSLQQNLINNIIDMLKRKSYHGVIVDFERIPPSDRQKYNNFLRKLVASLHPLGYIVATALAPKTYDALEGAWHGAHDYKAHGEIVDFVIIMTYEWGWSGGPPMAVAPINEVRKVINYAVSVIPPKKIMMGVPLYGYDWTLPYTPGGEFAESIGNQEAINRAGRYGAVIKYDQKSQSPHYNYFSSSRREHEVWFEDARSVRAKYLLVNEYGLRGVSYWVLAQPFPQNWQVLNDMFWIRKIRS, from the coding sequence TTGAGAATATATGTAGTTAAACCAGGGGATTCTGTATGGTCCATAGCTAGAAACTATGGAGTAACACCTCAAAGTATACTAAATGCAAATCAAATTGATAGTTCATATACCTTGGTTGTTGGACAAAGTTTAATTGTACCAACTCAAGAGAGAGCTTATGTGGTTAAACCTAGTGACAGCTTATGGTCTATTTCAAGGAAATTTGGGGTCTCAATAGAGAGTATAATTGAATTAAATAACTTAACAAGTCCTTTCAGAATTTTCCCGGGTCAGGTTTTAAGAATTCCAGAGCAGGCTAAAAATTATGGTACTATTGAAGTTAATGCTTTTATACAGCCTTCAACACCCAGCAGGGAAAGAGAGGTGTTAAGTGATCCGATAAAATATTTAACTTATTTAACTCCATTTAGCCATCATGTTACTTCAACTGGAGGATTAACTCCTTTAAATGATTCAACCATAATTGAAGAGGCACAAAAAAATAGAGTTTCTCCTATGCTGTCTGTCACAAATATATCCGGAAGTAATTTTGATACCCAGCTTATAAGTACAATACTTAATAGTCAAAGTTTACAACAAAATTTAATAAACAACATAATTGATATGTTGAAAAGAAAATCATATCATGGAGTAATAGTGGATTTTGAGAGAATACCTCCATCAGATAGGCAAAAGTACAATAATTTCTTGAGAAAATTAGTTGCAAGTCTTCATCCATTAGGATATATTGTGGCAACAGCATTAGCTCCTAAAACATATGATGCTTTGGAAGGAGCATGGCATGGTGCACATGATTATAAAGCACATGGTGAAATAGTTGATTTTGTCATAATAATGACTTATGAGTGGGGTTGGTCAGGAGGTCCACCTATGGCGGTTGCTCCAATTAATGAAGTGAGGAAAGTAATAAATTATGCTGTTTCTGTAATACCACCTAAGAAGATTATGATGGGAGTTCCATTGTATGGATATGATTGGACACTACCATATACACCTGGAGGTGAATTTGCAGAAAGTATAGGAAATCAAGAGGCAATAAATAGAGCCGGACGGTATGGAGCAGTTATAAAGTATGATCAAAAATCTCAATCCCCACACTATAATTATTTTAGTAGTTCTAGAAGAGAGCATGAGGTATGGTTTGAAGATGCACGCAGTGTTAGAGCAAAGTATCTGTTGGTAAATGAATACGGATTAAGAGGGGTAAGCTATTGGGTACTTGCACAGCCGTTTCCACAAAATTGGCAAGTATTAAATGATATGTTTTGGATAAGAAAAATTAGATCTTAA
- the sigK gene encoding RNA polymerase sporulation sigma factor SigK translates to MFLANSLLGMIGNMFFFTAYVTNNSSFPQPLSDKEEKYYLKKLKEGDILAKSVLVERNLRLVAHIVKKYSYPAKDVDDLISIGTVGLIKAIDSFDVSKGTRLATYAAKCIENEILMLIRNNKKTKNEVYLQDPIGVDKEGNEISLMDILSSDEDSIIEIVESKIQVKKLYSKINTCLSEREKNVVQMRYGLSEGKPRTQREIAKILGISRSYVSRIEKRALEKLYKELNYGRE, encoded by the coding sequence TTGTTTCTAGCAAATTCCTTATTAGGCATGATTGGTAATATGTTTTTTTTTACTGCATATGTTACGAATAACAGTTCGTTTCCTCAACCTTTGAGTGATAAAGAGGAGAAGTATTATCTAAAAAAACTTAAAGAAGGAGATATCTTAGCTAAGAGTGTATTAGTTGAGAGAAACCTAAGACTGGTAGCGCACATTGTAAAAAAGTACTCTTATCCAGCTAAGGATGTAGATGATTTGATATCTATAGGAACTGTTGGACTTATTAAAGCTATAGATTCATTTGATGTTTCAAAGGGAACACGGCTTGCGACTTATGCAGCTAAGTGCATAGAAAATGAAATACTTATGCTTATAAGAAACAATAAAAAAACGAAAAACGAAGTATACCTACAAGATCCGATAGGTGTGGACAAAGAAGGTAATGAAATATCACTTATGGATATACTGAGTAGTGATGAAGATTCAATAATTGAAATAGTTGAAAGTAAGATACAGGTGAAAAAGTTGTATTCAAAAATCAATACATGCCTTTCAGAAAGAGAAAAAAATGTTGTACAAATGAGATATGGCTTATCAGAAGGTAAGCCAAGAACACAGAGGGAGATAGCAAAAATTCTTGGAATATCTAGATCTTATGTGTCCAGAATAGAAAAAAGGGCATTAGAAAAGTTGTATAAAGAGTTGAATTATGGTAGAGAATGA
- a CDS encoding type IV pilus twitching motility protein PilT, with the protein MISLRELLNITINQNASDLHLTVGVPPVIRVDGQLLYISNEKLNPDDTEAYAKEILDNDLYGDYMKIGEIDTSFSVSGVGRFRVNLFKQRGSAAIAIRAVGLKVPSLNELKVSTVIKDLTLSKRGLILVTGPTGSGKSTTLAAMINEINITRAAHIITLEDPIEYLHKHNKSIINQREIGRDTRSYANALRAVLREDPDVILIGEMRDLETISIALTAAETGHLVFSTLHTIGAAKTIDRIIDVFPPHQQQQVRIQLAGVMKGIISQQLIPKADGSGRIAALEIMVATTAIKNMIREGKTYQIESSMQTGSKYGMLTMDMALSNLYKKGMISYDSALNYAVDREMLAKIISL; encoded by the coding sequence TTGATATCATTAAGAGAATTATTAAATATTACAATTAATCAAAATGCTTCTGATTTACACTTAACTGTAGGTGTCCCACCTGTTATAAGAGTAGATGGTCAATTATTATACATATCTAATGAAAAGCTTAATCCCGATGATACAGAAGCTTATGCTAAAGAAATATTAGATAATGACCTCTATGGTGATTACATGAAAATAGGAGAAATAGATACGTCATTTTCTGTATCAGGAGTTGGAAGGTTTAGAGTAAATTTATTTAAACAAAGAGGAAGTGCTGCAATAGCAATACGTGCAGTTGGATTAAAAGTACCAAGCTTAAATGAATTAAAAGTTTCAACTGTTATAAAAGATTTGACGCTCAGTAAAAGAGGATTGATTTTGGTTACAGGACCAACAGGTTCTGGTAAGAGTACTACATTAGCTGCAATGATAAATGAAATTAATATAACAAGAGCAGCACACATTATAACGTTAGAAGATCCTATTGAATATTTACATAAACACAATAAATCAATAATTAATCAAAGAGAAATTGGAAGGGATACAAGGAGCTATGCTAATGCATTAAGAGCTGTATTAAGGGAAGACCCTGATGTAATTTTAATAGGAGAAATGAGAGACTTGGAAACTATATCAATAGCACTAACTGCTGCTGAAACAGGACATTTAGTTTTTTCAACACTGCATACTATAGGAGCAGCTAAAACTATTGATAGGATTATTGATGTATTTCCCCCGCATCAGCAGCAGCAAGTCAGAATCCAGTTAGCGGGAGTTATGAAAGGGATAATTTCTCAGCAGCTTATACCTAAAGCAGATGGCAGTGGAAGAATTGCAGCATTAGAAATAATGGTAGCTACTACTGCTATTAAAAATATGATACGAGAAGGAAAGACTTATCAAATAGAGTCTTCAATGCAAACAGGATCCAAGTATGGGATGTTAACTATGGATATGGCCCTGTCTAATCTCTATAAAAAAGGTATGATATCTTATGATTCTGCATTAAACTATGCTGTTGATAGAGAAATGTTAGCAAAAATAATATCGTTATAA
- a CDS encoding glycosyltransferase family 2 protein has protein sequence MSIFKEIIHDASRILMYVVGIITIYYLFISLFGIWRRKDKREVEPRKRFALIVAAHNEETVIRDIIGSLKNLDYPKKLYDIFVIADNCSDRTFIKAKEEGAIVYERNNKEKIGKGYALEWMFERIFKLHKKYDAVAIFDADNLVHKNFLKEMNKKLCEGYKVVQGYLDSKNPNDTWITGSYSIAFWSCNRMFQLARSNVGLSSQLGGTGFCIDADVLKKLGWGANCLTEDLEFTCKLVLNGYKVGWAHDAIIYDEKPLTLVQSWKQRKRWMQGFADVASRYFFKLLKRSIVKLNFTSFDCALYSIQPIVTILIGTSAIIGIIQYCIKVFDIVTNFNSFIYSINFNSITIIVIVYSTVQYIYTPFILILEKKFSMKVFLCYIIYPIYTITWFPISVQGILDKNKKEWNHTVHTRSIDISDLEKVN, from the coding sequence GTGAGTATTTTTAAAGAAATAATTCATGATGCGTCTCGTATTCTAATGTATGTAGTTGGCATCATAACTATATACTATTTATTTATATCGTTATTTGGAATATGGAGAAGAAAGGACAAAAGAGAAGTAGAACCTAGAAAAAGATTTGCATTAATTGTAGCAGCACATAATGAAGAAACTGTTATACGTGATATTATAGGAAGTTTGAAAAACCTTGATTATCCTAAGAAATTATATGATATTTTTGTTATTGCTGACAATTGCAGCGATAGGACATTTATTAAAGCAAAAGAAGAAGGAGCTATTGTATACGAAAGAAATAATAAAGAAAAGATAGGTAAAGGTTATGCTCTTGAATGGATGTTTGAAAGAATATTTAAATTACATAAAAAATATGATGCAGTTGCAATATTTGATGCAGATAATTTGGTCCATAAAAATTTCCTTAAAGAAATGAATAAGAAGCTGTGTGAAGGATATAAAGTTGTACAAGGATATCTTGATAGTAAAAATCCTAATGATACTTGGATTACTGGAAGTTATTCGATAGCTTTTTGGTCTTGTAATAGAATGTTTCAACTTGCAAGAAGCAATGTTGGATTATCAAGTCAGCTGGGAGGAACAGGTTTCTGTATAGATGCCGATGTATTAAAAAAGCTTGGATGGGGAGCTAATTGCTTAACGGAAGATCTAGAATTTACATGTAAACTTGTTTTAAATGGATACAAAGTAGGTTGGGCACATGATGCAATAATATATGATGAGAAGCCGCTTACACTTGTACAGTCATGGAAACAGAGAAAAAGGTGGATGCAGGGTTTTGCAGATGTGGCAAGTAGATATTTCTTCAAACTTTTAAAGAGATCTATAGTAAAATTAAATTTTACTTCATTTGATTGTGCACTATATAGTATTCAGCCGATAGTTACTATTTTGATAGGAACTTCAGCAATTATTGGTATAATTCAATATTGTATTAAGGTATTTGATATAGTAACTAATTTTAATAGTTTTATTTATTCTATTAATTTTAATTCAATTACTATAATTGTAATTGTATATTCTACGGTACAGTATATATATACTCCATTTATATTAATTTTAGAAAAAAAGTTCAGTATGAAAGTATTTTTGTGCTACATAATATATCCAATATATACCATAACATGGTTCCCAATATCAGTACAAGGGATTTTAGATAAAAATAAGAAAGAGTGGAATCATACAGTTCACACTAGAAGTATTGATATAAGTGATTTGGAAAAAGTAAATTAG
- the ftsZ gene encoding cell division protein FtsZ, whose amino-acid sequence MLDFDVDVQQFAQIKVIGCGGGGNNAVNRMIKEGLKNVEFIAINTDKQALMLSKASQKIQIGDKLTKGLGAGANPEIGQKAAEESKDEIAQAIKGADMVFITAGMGGGTGTGAAPIIAEIAKSAGILTVGVVTKPFPFEGRKRMLHAEMGIKTLKERVDTLVTIPNERLLSIVDKKTTLMESFKFADDVLRQGVQGISDLITIPGLVNLDFADVRTIMIDRGLAHMGVGKGNGDSRAQDAAKQAISSPLLETSIVGATGVLLNVTGGPDLGLLEINEAAEIVQDAADPDANIIFGAVIDENIKDEIRITVIATGFECDESASKMDFSKKGLDKKQQPSFAANKDESDAPIDYKRLDENNLEVPAFLRRQKR is encoded by the coding sequence GTGCTAGATTTTGATGTTGATGTTCAACAATTCGCTCAAATAAAAGTAATAGGATGTGGTGGCGGAGGAAACAATGCTGTAAATAGAATGATTAAAGAAGGACTTAAAAATGTTGAGTTTATAGCTATAAATACAGATAAGCAAGCATTAATGCTTTCAAAAGCATCACAGAAAATTCAAATAGGAGACAAACTGACTAAAGGATTAGGAGCAGGAGCTAATCCTGAAATTGGACAAAAAGCTGCAGAAGAAAGTAAAGATGAAATAGCACAGGCTATAAAGGGTGCAGATATGGTATTTATTACAGCGGGAATGGGAGGCGGAACAGGGACTGGTGCTGCACCCATAATTGCTGAAATAGCAAAATCTGCTGGAATACTTACTGTAGGTGTTGTAACAAAACCTTTCCCATTTGAAGGTAGAAAGAGAATGCTTCATGCAGAAATGGGTATAAAAACTTTAAAAGAAAGAGTAGATACTCTAGTTACAATACCAAATGAAAGATTACTTAGTATTGTAGATAAAAAGACAACTTTAATGGAATCATTTAAGTTTGCAGATGATGTATTAAGGCAAGGCGTACAAGGAATATCTGATTTGATAACAATACCTGGACTTGTTAATTTAGACTTTGCAGATGTAAGAACTATTATGATAGATAGAGGACTTGCACATATGGGAGTTGGAAAAGGAAATGGAGATAGCAGGGCACAGGATGCAGCTAAACAAGCTATATCAAGTCCTTTACTTGAAACATCAATAGTTGGAGCTACTGGTGTATTGTTAAATGTTACTGGAGGACCTGATCTAGGATTGCTTGAGATAAATGAGGCAGCAGAAATAGTTCAAGATGCAGCTGACCCAGATGCTAATATCATATTTGGAGCTGTAATTGACGAAAACATAAAAGATGAAATAAGAATAACTGTAATTGCTACGGGCTTTGAATGTGATGAGTCTGCAAGCAAGATGGATTTTAGTAAAAAAGGTTTAGATAAAAAACAGCAGCCAAGTTTTGCAGCAAATAAAGATGAATCTGATGCTCCAATAGATTATAAGAGGTTGGATGAAAATAATTTGGAAGTACCAGCATTCTTAAGAAGACAGAAAAGATAA